A region of Mauremys mutica isolate MM-2020 ecotype Southern chromosome 2, ASM2049712v1, whole genome shotgun sequence DNA encodes the following proteins:
- the LOC123363151 gene encoding zinc finger protein OZF-like isoform X1: protein MPQKHLYTRRNVPDRQLWILSKKGRVTFEEVAVWFSREEWEMLAHWQKELYRAVMLENYENLFLLAGQADAKPEIITKLERGGELCVEDQQAPEGREILPNVSRGNWSRKKTKRESDLQGCRGNPEAQGTSSKTFKEKVLCKQTRRSSKLSSDPDLQSCSTKEKLLKCTECGKSFTRRQNLSTHKRIHTGERPYECSECGKRFSRMQHLVSHQRIHTGERPYQCAECGKRFSQKSNLLTHQTIHTGERPFKCTECGKRFSQRVYLTQHQKTHTGEKPHKCLECGKSFIQRKVLLTHQKSHAGEGGPYLCADCGKCFTTRPGLRYHQRIHTGERPYPCALCGKGFATSSRLKYHLRIHSGERPYQCSDCDKRFRHKSALASHQGIHTGERPYKCTECGSSFRRRNGLVKHQRIHTGERPYPCAECGKSFSTRSTLTDHQRTHTGERPYNCSHCGKSFNRVSQRRKHQRIHTKKRPECAECGKRFRSEKELATHQRVHTGEKPYQCPQCQRSYHRKNELAKHLKSHAGKKP from the exons GGCCGGGTGACGTTTGAGGAGGTGGCCGTCTGGTTTTCCCGGGAGGAGTGGGAGATGCTGGCACACTGGCAGAAGGAGCTGTACCGGGCCGTGATGCTGGAGAACTATGAGAATCTATTTCTTCTAG CAGGCCAGGCAGATGCCAAACCTGAGATCATAACCAAACTTGAACGAGGGGGAGAGCTGTGTGTTGAGGACCAGCAGGCCCCGGAGGGGAGAGAAATTCTTCCAAATGTTTCCAGGG GGAATTGGTCCAGGAAGAAAACTAAAAGGGAGTCGGACCTGCAAGGATGTCGTGGAAACCCAGAAGCTCAAGGGACCTCATCAAAAACGTTCAAAGAGAAAGTTTTGTGCAAACAAACCAGAAGATCCAGCAAACTCTCCAGCGACCCTGATCTCCAGAGCTGCAGCACAAAAGAGAAGCTGCTGAAATGtaccgagtgtgggaaaagcttcaccaGGAGGCAGAATCTGAGCACGCAcaagagaatccacactggagagagaccttaCGAGTGCAGCGAATGTGGGAAGAGGTTCAGCCGCATGCAGCACCTCGTGTCGCACCAGCGAATCCACACGGGCGAGCGTCCCTACCAGTGTGCCGAGTGCGGGAAGCGCTTCAGCCAGAAGTCCAACCTCCTCACGCACCAGAccatccacacgggggagaggccctttaAATGCACAGAATGTGGGAAAAGGTTCAGCCAGAGAGTCTACCTGACCCAGCACCAGAAaacccacacgggagagaagCCGCATAAATGCCTGGAGTGCGGGAAGAGTTTCATTCAGAGGAAGGTGCTCCTGACGCACCAGAAAAGTCATGCCGGGGAGGGAGGGCCCTACCTATGTGCCGACTGTGGAAAATGCTTTACCACACGGCCAGGGCTGAGGTatcaccagagaatccacactggggagcggCCGTACCCCTGCGCCCTGTGCGGGAAAGGTTTTGCCACCAGTTCCCGCCTGAAATATCATCTGCGGATCCATTCGGGAgagaggccttatcagtgcagcGACTGCGACAAGCGCTTCCGGCACAAGTCGGCTCTGGCCTCCCACCAGGGCATCCACACCGGTGAGAGGCCTTACAAATGTACCGAGTGCGGGAGCAGCTTCCGCCGCCGGAACGGGCTTGTCAAgcaccagaggatccacacggGGGAGCGCCCCTACCCGTGCGCggagtgcgggaagagcttcagcaCGAGGAGCACGCTCACGGATCACCAGAGGACCCACACCGGGGAGAGACCCTACAACTGCAGccactgtgggaaaagcttcaaccggGTCTCGCAACGCCGCaaacaccagagaatccacacaaaaAAGCGACCAGAATGTGCCGAGTGCGGGAAAAGGTTCCGGAGTGAGAAGGAGCTCGCCACGCACCAGAGGGTCCACACCGGAGAAAAGCCATACCAGTGTCCCCAGTGCCAGAGGAGCTACCATCGGAAGAACGAACTGGCCAAGCACCTGAAAAGCCACGCGGGGAAGAAGCCATAA
- the LOC123363151 gene encoding zinc finger protein OZF-like isoform X5 — translation MLAHWQKELYRAVMLENYENLFLLAGQADAKPEIITKLERGGELCVEDQQAPEGREILPNVSRGNWSRKKTKRESDLQGCRGNPEAQGTSSKTFKEKVLCKQTRRSSKLSSDPDLQSCSTKEKLLKCTECGKSFTRRQNLSTHKRIHTGERPYECSECGKRFSRMQHLVSHQRIHTGERPYQCAECGKRFSQKSNLLTHQTIHTGERPFKCTECGKRFSQRVYLTQHQKTHTGEKPHKCLECGKSFIQRKVLLTHQKSHAGEGGPYLCADCGKCFTTRPGLRYHQRIHTGERPYPCALCGKGFATSSRLKYHLRIHSGERPYQCSDCDKRFRHKSALASHQGIHTGERPYKCTECGSSFRRRNGLVKHQRIHTGERPYPCAECGKSFSTRSTLTDHQRTHTGERPYNCSHCGKSFNRVSQRRKHQRIHTKKRPECAECGKRFRSEKELATHQRVHTGEKPYQCPQCQRSYHRKNELAKHLKSHAGKKP, via the exons ATGCTGGCACACTGGCAGAAGGAGCTGTACCGGGCCGTGATGCTGGAGAACTATGAGAATCTATTTCTTCTAG CAGGCCAGGCAGATGCCAAACCTGAGATCATAACCAAACTTGAACGAGGGGGAGAGCTGTGTGTTGAGGACCAGCAGGCCCCGGAGGGGAGAGAAATTCTTCCAAATGTTTCCAGGG GGAATTGGTCCAGGAAGAAAACTAAAAGGGAGTCGGACCTGCAAGGATGTCGTGGAAACCCAGAAGCTCAAGGGACCTCATCAAAAACGTTCAAAGAGAAAGTTTTGTGCAAACAAACCAGAAGATCCAGCAAACTCTCCAGCGACCCTGATCTCCAGAGCTGCAGCACAAAAGAGAAGCTGCTGAAATGtaccgagtgtgggaaaagcttcaccaGGAGGCAGAATCTGAGCACGCAcaagagaatccacactggagagagaccttaCGAGTGCAGCGAATGTGGGAAGAGGTTCAGCCGCATGCAGCACCTCGTGTCGCACCAGCGAATCCACACGGGCGAGCGTCCCTACCAGTGTGCCGAGTGCGGGAAGCGCTTCAGCCAGAAGTCCAACCTCCTCACGCACCAGAccatccacacgggggagaggccctttaAATGCACAGAATGTGGGAAAAGGTTCAGCCAGAGAGTCTACCTGACCCAGCACCAGAAaacccacacgggagagaagCCGCATAAATGCCTGGAGTGCGGGAAGAGTTTCATTCAGAGGAAGGTGCTCCTGACGCACCAGAAAAGTCATGCCGGGGAGGGAGGGCCCTACCTATGTGCCGACTGTGGAAAATGCTTTACCACACGGCCAGGGCTGAGGTatcaccagagaatccacactggggagcggCCGTACCCCTGCGCCCTGTGCGGGAAAGGTTTTGCCACCAGTTCCCGCCTGAAATATCATCTGCGGATCCATTCGGGAgagaggccttatcagtgcagcGACTGCGACAAGCGCTTCCGGCACAAGTCGGCTCTGGCCTCCCACCAGGGCATCCACACCGGTGAGAGGCCTTACAAATGTACCGAGTGCGGGAGCAGCTTCCGCCGCCGGAACGGGCTTGTCAAgcaccagaggatccacacggGGGAGCGCCCCTACCCGTGCGCggagtgcgggaagagcttcagcaCGAGGAGCACGCTCACGGATCACCAGAGGACCCACACCGGGGAGAGACCCTACAACTGCAGccactgtgggaaaagcttcaaccggGTCTCGCAACGCCGCaaacaccagagaatccacacaaaaAAGCGACCAGAATGTGCCGAGTGCGGGAAAAGGTTCCGGAGTGAGAAGGAGCTCGCCACGCACCAGAGGGTCCACACCGGAGAAAAGCCATACCAGTGTCCCCAGTGCCAGAGGAGCTACCATCGGAAGAACGAACTGGCCAAGCACCTGAAAAGCCACGCGGGGAAGAAGCCATAA
- the LOC123363151 gene encoding zinc finger protein OZF-like isoform X3: MGRKRPRAGAPPAQGRVTFEEVAVWFSREEWEMLAHWQKELYRAVMLENYENLFLLAGQADAKPEIITKLERGGELCVEDQQAPEGREILPNVSRGNWSRKKTKRESDLQGCRGNPEAQGTSSKTFKEKVLCKQTRRSSKLSSDPDLQSCSTKEKLLKCTECGKSFTRRQNLSTHKRIHTGERPYECSECGKRFSRMQHLVSHQRIHTGERPYQCAECGKRFSQKSNLLTHQTIHTGERPFKCTECGKRFSQRVYLTQHQKTHTGEKPHKCLECGKSFIQRKVLLTHQKSHAGEGGPYLCADCGKCFTTRPGLRYHQRIHTGERPYPCALCGKGFATSSRLKYHLRIHSGERPYQCSDCDKRFRHKSALASHQGIHTGERPYKCTECGSSFRRRNGLVKHQRIHTGERPYPCAECGKSFSTRSTLTDHQRTHTGERPYNCSHCGKSFNRVSQRRKHQRIHTKKRPECAECGKRFRSEKELATHQRVHTGEKPYQCPQCQRSYHRKNELAKHLKSHAGKKP, from the exons ATGGGGAGGAAGAGGCCGCGGGCCGGGGCGCCCCCTGCTCAG GGCCGGGTGACGTTTGAGGAGGTGGCCGTCTGGTTTTCCCGGGAGGAGTGGGAGATGCTGGCACACTGGCAGAAGGAGCTGTACCGGGCCGTGATGCTGGAGAACTATGAGAATCTATTTCTTCTAG CAGGCCAGGCAGATGCCAAACCTGAGATCATAACCAAACTTGAACGAGGGGGAGAGCTGTGTGTTGAGGACCAGCAGGCCCCGGAGGGGAGAGAAATTCTTCCAAATGTTTCCAGGG GGAATTGGTCCAGGAAGAAAACTAAAAGGGAGTCGGACCTGCAAGGATGTCGTGGAAACCCAGAAGCTCAAGGGACCTCATCAAAAACGTTCAAAGAGAAAGTTTTGTGCAAACAAACCAGAAGATCCAGCAAACTCTCCAGCGACCCTGATCTCCAGAGCTGCAGCACAAAAGAGAAGCTGCTGAAATGtaccgagtgtgggaaaagcttcaccaGGAGGCAGAATCTGAGCACGCAcaagagaatccacactggagagagaccttaCGAGTGCAGCGAATGTGGGAAGAGGTTCAGCCGCATGCAGCACCTCGTGTCGCACCAGCGAATCCACACGGGCGAGCGTCCCTACCAGTGTGCCGAGTGCGGGAAGCGCTTCAGCCAGAAGTCCAACCTCCTCACGCACCAGAccatccacacgggggagaggccctttaAATGCACAGAATGTGGGAAAAGGTTCAGCCAGAGAGTCTACCTGACCCAGCACCAGAAaacccacacgggagagaagCCGCATAAATGCCTGGAGTGCGGGAAGAGTTTCATTCAGAGGAAGGTGCTCCTGACGCACCAGAAAAGTCATGCCGGGGAGGGAGGGCCCTACCTATGTGCCGACTGTGGAAAATGCTTTACCACACGGCCAGGGCTGAGGTatcaccagagaatccacactggggagcggCCGTACCCCTGCGCCCTGTGCGGGAAAGGTTTTGCCACCAGTTCCCGCCTGAAATATCATCTGCGGATCCATTCGGGAgagaggccttatcagtgcagcGACTGCGACAAGCGCTTCCGGCACAAGTCGGCTCTGGCCTCCCACCAGGGCATCCACACCGGTGAGAGGCCTTACAAATGTACCGAGTGCGGGAGCAGCTTCCGCCGCCGGAACGGGCTTGTCAAgcaccagaggatccacacggGGGAGCGCCCCTACCCGTGCGCggagtgcgggaagagcttcagcaCGAGGAGCACGCTCACGGATCACCAGAGGACCCACACCGGGGAGAGACCCTACAACTGCAGccactgtgggaaaagcttcaaccggGTCTCGCAACGCCGCaaacaccagagaatccacacaaaaAAGCGACCAGAATGTGCCGAGTGCGGGAAAAGGTTCCGGAGTGAGAAGGAGCTCGCCACGCACCAGAGGGTCCACACCGGAGAAAAGCCATACCAGTGTCCCCAGTGCCAGAGGAGCTACCATCGGAAGAACGAACTGGCCAAGCACCTGAAAAGCCACGCGGGGAAGAAGCCATAA
- the LOC123363151 gene encoding zinc finger protein OZF-like isoform X2 produces the protein MPQKHLYTRRNVPDRQLWILSKKGRVTFEEVAVWFSREEWEMLAHWQKELYRAVMLENYENLFLLGQADAKPEIITKLERGGELCVEDQQAPEGREILPNVSRGNWSRKKTKRESDLQGCRGNPEAQGTSSKTFKEKVLCKQTRRSSKLSSDPDLQSCSTKEKLLKCTECGKSFTRRQNLSTHKRIHTGERPYECSECGKRFSRMQHLVSHQRIHTGERPYQCAECGKRFSQKSNLLTHQTIHTGERPFKCTECGKRFSQRVYLTQHQKTHTGEKPHKCLECGKSFIQRKVLLTHQKSHAGEGGPYLCADCGKCFTTRPGLRYHQRIHTGERPYPCALCGKGFATSSRLKYHLRIHSGERPYQCSDCDKRFRHKSALASHQGIHTGERPYKCTECGSSFRRRNGLVKHQRIHTGERPYPCAECGKSFSTRSTLTDHQRTHTGERPYNCSHCGKSFNRVSQRRKHQRIHTKKRPECAECGKRFRSEKELATHQRVHTGEKPYQCPQCQRSYHRKNELAKHLKSHAGKKP, from the exons GGCCGGGTGACGTTTGAGGAGGTGGCCGTCTGGTTTTCCCGGGAGGAGTGGGAGATGCTGGCACACTGGCAGAAGGAGCTGTACCGGGCCGTGATGCTGGAGAACTATGAGAATCTATTTCTTCTAG GCCAGGCAGATGCCAAACCTGAGATCATAACCAAACTTGAACGAGGGGGAGAGCTGTGTGTTGAGGACCAGCAGGCCCCGGAGGGGAGAGAAATTCTTCCAAATGTTTCCAGGG GGAATTGGTCCAGGAAGAAAACTAAAAGGGAGTCGGACCTGCAAGGATGTCGTGGAAACCCAGAAGCTCAAGGGACCTCATCAAAAACGTTCAAAGAGAAAGTTTTGTGCAAACAAACCAGAAGATCCAGCAAACTCTCCAGCGACCCTGATCTCCAGAGCTGCAGCACAAAAGAGAAGCTGCTGAAATGtaccgagtgtgggaaaagcttcaccaGGAGGCAGAATCTGAGCACGCAcaagagaatccacactggagagagaccttaCGAGTGCAGCGAATGTGGGAAGAGGTTCAGCCGCATGCAGCACCTCGTGTCGCACCAGCGAATCCACACGGGCGAGCGTCCCTACCAGTGTGCCGAGTGCGGGAAGCGCTTCAGCCAGAAGTCCAACCTCCTCACGCACCAGAccatccacacgggggagaggccctttaAATGCACAGAATGTGGGAAAAGGTTCAGCCAGAGAGTCTACCTGACCCAGCACCAGAAaacccacacgggagagaagCCGCATAAATGCCTGGAGTGCGGGAAGAGTTTCATTCAGAGGAAGGTGCTCCTGACGCACCAGAAAAGTCATGCCGGGGAGGGAGGGCCCTACCTATGTGCCGACTGTGGAAAATGCTTTACCACACGGCCAGGGCTGAGGTatcaccagagaatccacactggggagcggCCGTACCCCTGCGCCCTGTGCGGGAAAGGTTTTGCCACCAGTTCCCGCCTGAAATATCATCTGCGGATCCATTCGGGAgagaggccttatcagtgcagcGACTGCGACAAGCGCTTCCGGCACAAGTCGGCTCTGGCCTCCCACCAGGGCATCCACACCGGTGAGAGGCCTTACAAATGTACCGAGTGCGGGAGCAGCTTCCGCCGCCGGAACGGGCTTGTCAAgcaccagaggatccacacggGGGAGCGCCCCTACCCGTGCGCggagtgcgggaagagcttcagcaCGAGGAGCACGCTCACGGATCACCAGAGGACCCACACCGGGGAGAGACCCTACAACTGCAGccactgtgggaaaagcttcaaccggGTCTCGCAACGCCGCaaacaccagagaatccacacaaaaAAGCGACCAGAATGTGCCGAGTGCGGGAAAAGGTTCCGGAGTGAGAAGGAGCTCGCCACGCACCAGAGGGTCCACACCGGAGAAAAGCCATACCAGTGTCCCCAGTGCCAGAGGAGCTACCATCGGAAGAACGAACTGGCCAAGCACCTGAAAAGCCACGCGGGGAAGAAGCCATAA
- the LOC123363151 gene encoding zinc finger protein OZF-like isoform X4, whose translation MGRVTFEEVAVWFSREEWEMLAHWQKELYRAVMLENYENLFLLAGQADAKPEIITKLERGGELCVEDQQAPEGREILPNVSRGNWSRKKTKRESDLQGCRGNPEAQGTSSKTFKEKVLCKQTRRSSKLSSDPDLQSCSTKEKLLKCTECGKSFTRRQNLSTHKRIHTGERPYECSECGKRFSRMQHLVSHQRIHTGERPYQCAECGKRFSQKSNLLTHQTIHTGERPFKCTECGKRFSQRVYLTQHQKTHTGEKPHKCLECGKSFIQRKVLLTHQKSHAGEGGPYLCADCGKCFTTRPGLRYHQRIHTGERPYPCALCGKGFATSSRLKYHLRIHSGERPYQCSDCDKRFRHKSALASHQGIHTGERPYKCTECGSSFRRRNGLVKHQRIHTGERPYPCAECGKSFSTRSTLTDHQRTHTGERPYNCSHCGKSFNRVSQRRKHQRIHTKKRPECAECGKRFRSEKELATHQRVHTGEKPYQCPQCQRSYHRKNELAKHLKSHAGKKP comes from the exons ATG GGCCGGGTGACGTTTGAGGAGGTGGCCGTCTGGTTTTCCCGGGAGGAGTGGGAGATGCTGGCACACTGGCAGAAGGAGCTGTACCGGGCCGTGATGCTGGAGAACTATGAGAATCTATTTCTTCTAG CAGGCCAGGCAGATGCCAAACCTGAGATCATAACCAAACTTGAACGAGGGGGAGAGCTGTGTGTTGAGGACCAGCAGGCCCCGGAGGGGAGAGAAATTCTTCCAAATGTTTCCAGGG GGAATTGGTCCAGGAAGAAAACTAAAAGGGAGTCGGACCTGCAAGGATGTCGTGGAAACCCAGAAGCTCAAGGGACCTCATCAAAAACGTTCAAAGAGAAAGTTTTGTGCAAACAAACCAGAAGATCCAGCAAACTCTCCAGCGACCCTGATCTCCAGAGCTGCAGCACAAAAGAGAAGCTGCTGAAATGtaccgagtgtgggaaaagcttcaccaGGAGGCAGAATCTGAGCACGCAcaagagaatccacactggagagagaccttaCGAGTGCAGCGAATGTGGGAAGAGGTTCAGCCGCATGCAGCACCTCGTGTCGCACCAGCGAATCCACACGGGCGAGCGTCCCTACCAGTGTGCCGAGTGCGGGAAGCGCTTCAGCCAGAAGTCCAACCTCCTCACGCACCAGAccatccacacgggggagaggccctttaAATGCACAGAATGTGGGAAAAGGTTCAGCCAGAGAGTCTACCTGACCCAGCACCAGAAaacccacacgggagagaagCCGCATAAATGCCTGGAGTGCGGGAAGAGTTTCATTCAGAGGAAGGTGCTCCTGACGCACCAGAAAAGTCATGCCGGGGAGGGAGGGCCCTACCTATGTGCCGACTGTGGAAAATGCTTTACCACACGGCCAGGGCTGAGGTatcaccagagaatccacactggggagcggCCGTACCCCTGCGCCCTGTGCGGGAAAGGTTTTGCCACCAGTTCCCGCCTGAAATATCATCTGCGGATCCATTCGGGAgagaggccttatcagtgcagcGACTGCGACAAGCGCTTCCGGCACAAGTCGGCTCTGGCCTCCCACCAGGGCATCCACACCGGTGAGAGGCCTTACAAATGTACCGAGTGCGGGAGCAGCTTCCGCCGCCGGAACGGGCTTGTCAAgcaccagaggatccacacggGGGAGCGCCCCTACCCGTGCGCggagtgcgggaagagcttcagcaCGAGGAGCACGCTCACGGATCACCAGAGGACCCACACCGGGGAGAGACCCTACAACTGCAGccactgtgggaaaagcttcaaccggGTCTCGCAACGCCGCaaacaccagagaatccacacaaaaAAGCGACCAGAATGTGCCGAGTGCGGGAAAAGGTTCCGGAGTGAGAAGGAGCTCGCCACGCACCAGAGGGTCCACACCGGAGAAAAGCCATACCAGTGTCCCCAGTGCCAGAGGAGCTACCATCGGAAGAACGAACTGGCCAAGCACCTGAAAAGCCACGCGGGGAAGAAGCCATAA